A single window of Streptomyces diastaticus subsp. diastaticus DNA harbors:
- a CDS encoding SDR family oxidoreductase, with protein sequence MTARARTGPSSASAPPPAPFAGAFARGRATATAAGARVPTGRVATTGEVVSAALWPASAGPSYAVGHDLVVDGGVTG encoded by the coding sequence ATGACCGCCCGCGCCAGGACGGGACCGTCATCGGCATCCGCACCGCCACCGGCGCCGTTTGCCGGTGCCTTCGCGCGTGGGCGGGCGACCGCGACCGCCGCCGGAGCCCGGGTGCCGACCGGCCGCGTCGCCACCACCGGCGAGGTCGTGAGCGCGGCGCTGTGGCCGGCGTCCGCCGGGCCGAGCTATGCCGTCGGCCACGACCTCGTCGTCGACGGTGGCGTCACCGGCTGA
- a CDS encoding response regulator, giving the protein MAELTAVIVDDHPAVRAGVAHWLTAGDPPIRVAASGDNARAAWTGEGATADVVILDLHLGGPAPAMDELRRLTEAGRRVVVYTMRVDGDLALQCLELGALSYLTKDEGAEHLLEAAAAAAEGRAYTPPSLAGALAGDRSATRPALSARETEVLIEWFQSESKAFVGRRLGISPHTVNTHLEHIRLKYAMSGRQAPTKAALLARAIQDGLVGLDDL; this is encoded by the coding sequence ATGGCGGAACTGACGGCGGTCATCGTCGACGACCACCCCGCGGTACGGGCCGGGGTCGCCCACTGGCTGACCGCGGGCGACCCGCCGATCCGGGTCGCCGCTTCCGGGGACAACGCCCGGGCCGCCTGGACCGGCGAGGGCGCCACCGCGGACGTGGTCATCCTCGACCTGCACCTGGGCGGGCCCGCACCGGCCATGGACGAGCTGCGCAGACTGACCGAGGCGGGGCGGCGCGTCGTCGTCTACACGATGCGGGTCGACGGCGACCTCGCCCTCCAGTGCCTGGAGTTGGGCGCGCTGAGCTACCTGACCAAGGACGAGGGCGCCGAACACCTCCTGGAGGCCGCCGCCGCGGCGGCGGAGGGCCGTGCGTACACCCCGCCGTCGCTGGCGGGTGCCCTGGCCGGGGACCGCTCGGCCACCCGCCCGGCCCTCTCGGCCCGCGAGACCGAGGTGCTCATCGAGTGGTTCCAGTCCGAGTCCAAGGCGTTCGTGGGCCGACGCCTCGGCATCTCCCCGCACACCGTCAACACCCACCTCGAACACATCCGCCTCAAGTACGCGATGAGCGGCAGGCAGGCACCCACCAAGGCCGCGCTGCTGGCACGGGCGATCCAGGACGGGCTGGTCGGACTGGACGACCTGTGA
- a CDS encoding sensor histidine kinase translates to MTGARAAHRPGGVESLLLASARRLAGPVRGLGTVVISAFGLLGLPEQALPLGYALFGLVLAGAAVDCWSGLTGRAPALSLGCAVVRVVAVCACQEWTGGGRGLWALNVLTTTAITLQWEWPPAVTVPVTAGLLAVDLAVAGGEDIGTLVPRLVFECLLARLGFVLLRRSGRTVDEQHRRRSVVARAEALSSARHRREREYLALLHDTAASTFLMVAVGGKDADPAEVAAYARRDLAILTGAAGGATARDSPVDLPASLRGLLDRDRPAVEFRDTGEAIPVPASVALAFVRAVHEALVNVERHARVDAAVLRVGREGNAVVVLVEDDGVGFAPEEVAVTRRGVRCSIVERVAAVGGHATVVSRPGRGTRVRLVWPGD, encoded by the coding sequence GTGACCGGGGCGCGAGCGGCCCACCGGCCCGGCGGGGTCGAGTCCCTGCTCCTGGCCTCCGCGCGCCGGCTGGCCGGCCCCGTACGCGGCCTCGGGACCGTGGTCATCAGCGCCTTCGGCCTGCTGGGGCTCCCTGAGCAGGCCCTGCCCCTGGGATACGCGCTGTTCGGGCTGGTGCTCGCCGGCGCCGCGGTGGACTGCTGGTCGGGGCTCACCGGGCGGGCTCCCGCGCTGTCGCTGGGCTGCGCCGTCGTCCGGGTCGTGGCGGTCTGCGCCTGCCAGGAGTGGACCGGCGGCGGGCGGGGCCTCTGGGCGCTCAACGTCCTGACCACCACGGCGATCACCCTCCAGTGGGAGTGGCCCCCGGCGGTGACCGTCCCCGTCACGGCCGGACTGCTCGCCGTCGACCTCGCCGTGGCCGGCGGTGAGGACATCGGCACGCTGGTGCCCCGGCTGGTCTTCGAATGCCTGCTGGCCCGCCTGGGGTTCGTGCTGCTGCGCCGCTCGGGACGGACCGTCGACGAACAGCACCGCCGCAGGTCGGTGGTGGCGCGGGCCGAGGCGCTCTCCTCGGCCCGGCACCGCCGCGAGCGGGAGTACCTGGCCCTGCTGCACGACACGGCGGCCTCGACCTTCCTCATGGTGGCGGTGGGCGGCAAGGACGCGGACCCGGCCGAGGTCGCCGCGTACGCCCGGCGCGACCTCGCCATCCTCACCGGCGCGGCGGGCGGAGCGACGGCACGGGACAGCCCGGTCGACCTGCCCGCCTCCCTGCGCGGCCTCCTCGACCGTGACCGGCCCGCCGTCGAGTTCCGCGACACCGGCGAGGCGATACCGGTGCCCGCCTCGGTGGCCCTCGCCTTCGTCCGCGCCGTGCACGAGGCGCTGGTGAACGTCGAGCGCCACGCCCGGGTCGACGCCGCCGTGCTCCGCGTGGGCCGCGAAGGGAACGCGGTCGTCGTCCTGGTCGAGGACGACGGTGTGGGATTCGCGCCCGAGGAGGTCGCCGTCACCCGGCGGGGGGTCCGCTGCTCCATCGTCGAACGCGTGGCCGCCGTCGGCGGACACGCCACGGTGGTCTCGCGACCGGGCCGCGGGACCCGCGTACGTCTGGTGTGGCCCGGTGACTGA
- a CDS encoding peptidoglycan-binding domain-containing protein, translating into MKTPTPLASPPVLRVLVAFAAVCATLVAVVAHAPWASAAPAWPALSQGTTGADVTTAQYLLRDKGYDVSVDGDFGPATRNTVLAFQESKGYGADGVVGNETWPGLIVTVREGDSGDAVAAAQTALNKHGHKLAVDGRFGAGTAAAVTGFQSAQGLTADGVVGPETWQHLVGSGEDGGGGGCTVPGDADPEVLKAVYGKAMELGVDDRVLLAGFEAGVVESNMNNLDCGDRDSLGVFQQRPSQGWGTPEQIMDVAYASHSFFTRAVDAAAAHPDHTAGQVAQAVQISAYPDRYDAAEGTARALIEQARGMAG; encoded by the coding sequence TTGAAAACCCCGACACCGCTCGCCAGTCCACCCGTACTCCGCGTCCTGGTCGCCTTCGCCGCCGTCTGCGCGACCCTGGTGGCCGTGGTGGCCCACGCCCCGTGGGCCAGCGCCGCACCGGCCTGGCCGGCCCTCTCCCAGGGCACCACCGGGGCCGACGTCACCACCGCCCAGTACCTGCTGCGCGACAAGGGGTACGACGTCTCGGTCGACGGCGACTTCGGCCCCGCCACCCGGAACACCGTGCTCGCCTTCCAGGAGTCCAAGGGGTACGGCGCGGACGGTGTGGTCGGCAACGAGACCTGGCCGGGGCTGATCGTCACGGTGCGCGAGGGCGACTCCGGAGACGCGGTGGCCGCCGCCCAGACGGCCCTGAACAAGCACGGCCACAAGCTGGCCGTGGACGGCCGGTTCGGCGCCGGCACCGCCGCCGCGGTCACCGGCTTCCAGTCCGCCCAGGGCCTCACCGCCGACGGTGTCGTCGGTCCCGAGACCTGGCAGCACCTGGTCGGCTCCGGCGAGGACGGCGGGGGTGGCGGCTGCACCGTCCCGGGTGACGCCGATCCCGAGGTGCTCAAGGCCGTCTACGGCAAGGCCATGGAACTCGGCGTCGACGACCGCGTCCTGCTGGCCGGATTCGAGGCCGGGGTCGTCGAGTCGAACATGAACAACCTGGACTGCGGCGACCGCGACTCCCTCGGCGTCTTCCAGCAGCGGCCCTCGCAGGGCTGGGGCACTCCGGAGCAGATCATGGACGTGGCCTACGCCTCCCACTCGTTCTTCACCCGCGCCGTCGACGCGGCCGCGGCCCACCCGGACCACACGGCGGGCCAGGTCGCCCAGGCCGTGCAGATCTCGGCCTACCCGGACCGCTACGACGCCGCGGAGGGCACCGCACGCGCCCTGATCGAACAGGCGAGGGGCATGGCCGGCTGA
- a CDS encoding CoA-acylating methylmalonate-semialdehyde dehydrogenase, producing the protein MKTVNHWIGGQAVDGASGEFGPVTDPATGEVTTQVALASAEEVDAAVAAAKAAHASWGTSSLARRTTVLFKFRALLDQHREEIARLITAEHGKVHDDALGEVARGLEVVDLACGITVQLKGELSTEVAGRVDVASIRQPLGVVAGITPFNFPAMVPMWMFPLAIACGNTFVLKPSEKDPSAALKLAELLGEAGLPDGVFNVVNGDKAAVDRLLEHPGVAAVSFVGSTPIARHVHATASAHGKRVQALGGAKNHMLVLPDADLDAAADAAVSAAYGSAGERCMAVSAVVAVGAIGDELVAKIKERAERITIGPGDDPASEMGPLITAAHRDKVAGYVAGAAAQGAEVVLDGTGFTVEGYERGHWIGLSLLDKVATDSDAYRDEIFGPVLCVLRAETYEEGLALINASPYGNGTAVFTRDGGAARRFQMEVEAGMVGVNVPIPVPVGYHSFGGWKDSLFGDHHIYGNDGTHFYTRGKVVTTRWPDPADAPAGVDLGFPRNH; encoded by the coding sequence ATGAAGACCGTCAACCACTGGATCGGCGGCCAGGCCGTCGACGGCGCGTCGGGCGAGTTCGGCCCCGTCACCGACCCCGCCACCGGCGAGGTCACCACCCAGGTCGCGCTCGCCTCCGCCGAGGAGGTGGACGCCGCCGTCGCCGCCGCCAAGGCCGCCCACGCAAGCTGGGGCACCTCCTCGCTGGCCCGGCGCACCACCGTGCTGTTCAAGTTCCGTGCCCTGCTCGACCAGCACCGCGAGGAGATCGCCCGGCTGATCACCGCCGAGCACGGCAAGGTCCACGACGACGCCCTCGGCGAGGTCGCCCGCGGCCTGGAGGTCGTCGACCTGGCCTGCGGCATCACCGTGCAGCTCAAGGGCGAGCTGTCCACCGAGGTCGCCGGCCGGGTGGACGTCGCCTCGATCCGCCAGCCGCTCGGCGTGGTCGCGGGCATCACACCGTTCAACTTCCCGGCCATGGTGCCGATGTGGATGTTCCCCCTCGCCATCGCCTGCGGCAACACCTTCGTCCTCAAGCCCAGCGAGAAGGACCCCTCGGCAGCCCTGAAGCTGGCCGAACTCCTCGGCGAGGCCGGGCTGCCCGACGGCGTGTTCAACGTCGTCAACGGTGACAAGGCGGCCGTCGACCGCCTCCTGGAGCACCCGGGCGTCGCCGCCGTCTCCTTCGTCGGCTCCACCCCGATCGCCCGCCACGTCCACGCCACCGCCTCCGCCCACGGCAAGCGCGTGCAGGCCCTCGGCGGCGCGAAGAACCACATGCTCGTCCTGCCCGACGCCGACCTCGACGCCGCCGCCGACGCCGCGGTCTCCGCCGCGTACGGCTCGGCGGGGGAGCGGTGCATGGCCGTCTCCGCCGTCGTCGCCGTCGGCGCGATCGGCGACGAACTGGTCGCCAAGATCAAGGAGCGGGCCGAGAGGATCACCATCGGCCCCGGCGACGACCCCGCCTCCGAGATGGGCCCGCTCATCACCGCCGCCCACCGCGACAAGGTCGCCGGGTACGTGGCGGGCGCCGCCGCGCAGGGAGCCGAGGTCGTCCTCGACGGCACCGGCTTCACCGTCGAGGGGTACGAGCGGGGCCACTGGATCGGCCTCTCCCTCCTCGACAAGGTCGCCACCGACTCCGACGCCTACCGCGACGAGATCTTCGGCCCGGTCCTGTGCGTCCTGCGCGCCGAGACCTACGAGGAGGGCCTCGCCCTCATCAACGCCTCGCCGTACGGCAACGGCACCGCCGTCTTCACCCGCGACGGCGGCGCCGCCCGCCGCTTCCAGATGGAGGTCGAGGCGGGCATGGTCGGCGTCAACGTCCCGATCCCGGTCCCCGTCGGCTACCACTCCTTCGGCGGCTGGAAGGACTCCCTCTTCGGCGACCACCACATCTACGGCAACGACGGCACGCACTTCTACACCCGCGGCAAGGTCGTCACCACCCGCTGGCCCGACCCGGCCGACGCCCCCGCCGGGGTGGACCTGGGCTTCCCCCGCAACCACTGA
- the iolD gene encoding 3D-(3,5/4)-trihydroxycyclohexane-1,2-dione acylhydrolase (decyclizing) → MRLTTAQALVRFLSAQYSERDGARQRLIPAVWGVFGHGNVAGIGQALAEHTAERPGGAGALRFHQGRNEQAMVHAATGFARQRRRLATHAVTTSIGPGATNLVTGAALATVNRLPVLLLPGDTFATRPADPVLQQLEAPYAGDVTVNDCLRPVSRHFDRVTRPEALIPAALTAMRVLTDPAATGAVTLALPQDVQAEAYDWPEEFFAERTWHIRRPAPDTASLAEAAALLREARRPLVVAGGGVKYAGAEAALDAFARATGIPVAATQAGKGALPHDHPQDVGAIGHTGTATADDLARTADLVLAVGTRLTDFTTASHTLFAADGVRFAHLNLDPADAHKLAAHALVGDAREGLTALTGLLEGHRLPAARLAAYTTAKADWETRVDAAYSAPDPGARPTQTQLLGALDALVTDEDVLVNAAGSLPGDLHRLWRARSADQYHVEYGYSCMGYEIPGALGVLLAAPDRPVWALVGDGTYLMNPTELVTAVQESLPLKLVIIDNHGYASIGGLSRAVGGEGFGTAYRMPGPGGLLDGEPLPLDLAANAASLGVRMLRADTVAELREALAEVREATAPTGVYVRTETPDTVSSPTPAQAWWDVPVARTAHREEAARARQEYDRNVAARRRHL, encoded by the coding sequence GTGAGGCTGACCACCGCCCAGGCACTCGTCCGTTTCCTCTCCGCGCAGTACAGCGAGCGGGACGGTGCGCGGCAGCGCCTGATCCCCGCCGTCTGGGGCGTCTTCGGCCACGGCAACGTCGCCGGGATCGGGCAGGCCCTCGCCGAGCACACCGCCGAGCGGCCCGGAGGCGCCGGCGCGCTCCGCTTCCACCAGGGCCGCAACGAGCAGGCCATGGTGCACGCCGCGACCGGCTTCGCCCGGCAGCGCCGCCGTCTCGCCACCCACGCCGTCACCACCTCCATCGGGCCGGGTGCCACCAACCTCGTCACCGGCGCCGCCCTCGCGACCGTCAACCGGCTGCCCGTCCTGCTGCTCCCCGGCGACACCTTCGCCACCCGCCCCGCCGACCCCGTCCTCCAGCAACTGGAGGCCCCGTACGCCGGGGACGTCACCGTCAACGACTGCCTGCGGCCCGTCTCCCGCCACTTCGACCGCGTCACCCGGCCCGAGGCGCTGATCCCCGCCGCCCTCACCGCGATGCGCGTCCTCACCGACCCGGCCGCCACCGGCGCCGTCACCCTCGCCCTGCCCCAGGACGTGCAGGCCGAGGCGTACGACTGGCCCGAGGAGTTCTTCGCCGAGCGGACCTGGCACATCCGCCGCCCCGCCCCCGACACCGCCTCCCTTGCCGAGGCCGCCGCGCTGCTGCGCGAAGCCCGCCGCCCCCTCGTCGTCGCGGGCGGCGGCGTGAAGTACGCCGGGGCCGAGGCGGCGCTCGACGCCTTCGCCCGCGCCACCGGCATCCCCGTCGCCGCCACCCAGGCCGGGAAGGGCGCCCTGCCGCACGATCACCCGCAGGACGTCGGAGCGATCGGCCACACCGGCACCGCGACCGCCGACGACCTGGCCCGCACCGCCGACCTGGTCCTCGCCGTCGGCACCCGCCTCACCGACTTCACCACCGCCTCCCACACCCTCTTCGCCGCCGACGGCGTCCGCTTCGCCCACCTCAACCTCGACCCCGCCGACGCCCACAAACTCGCCGCCCACGCCCTCGTCGGCGACGCCCGCGAAGGGCTCACCGCCCTCACCGGCCTCCTTGAGGGGCACCGCCTCCCGGCCGCGCGCCTCGCCGCGTACACCACCGCCAAGGCCGACTGGGAGACGCGCGTCGACGCCGCCTACAGCGCCCCCGACCCGGGCGCCCGACCCACCCAGACCCAACTGCTCGGCGCCCTCGACGCCCTGGTCACGGACGAGGACGTCCTCGTCAACGCCGCCGGCTCGCTCCCCGGCGACCTGCACCGCCTCTGGCGGGCCCGCTCGGCGGACCAGTACCACGTCGAGTACGGCTACTCCTGCATGGGCTACGAGATCCCCGGCGCCCTCGGGGTGCTGCTCGCCGCCCCCGACCGGCCCGTCTGGGCACTGGTCGGGGACGGCACCTACCTGATGAACCCCACCGAACTGGTCACCGCAGTCCAGGAGTCGCTGCCGCTCAAACTGGTCATCATCGACAACCACGGGTACGCCTCCATCGGGGGCCTCTCCCGCGCGGTCGGTGGAGAGGGCTTCGGCACCGCCTACCGGATGCCCGGGCCCGGCGGACTCCTCGACGGGGAGCCGCTGCCGCTCGACCTGGCCGCCAACGCCGCCTCGCTCGGCGTGCGGATGCTGCGCGCCGACACCGTCGCCGAACTGCGCGAGGCCCTCGCCGAGGTGCGCGAGGCCACCGCCCCCACGGGTGTCTACGTGCGGACCGAAACGCCCGACACAGTGTCCAGCCCCACGCCCGCACAGGCGTGGTGGGATGTTCCCGTGGCCCGGACCGCGCACCGCGAGGAGGCGGCCCGCGCCCGGCAGGAGTACGACCGGAACGTCGCAGCCCGGCGCCGTCATCTGTGA
- the iolB gene encoding 5-deoxy-glucuronate isomerase, with amino-acid sequence MPPADPHPLHLRPDPGPRAGPYRLTAGPDQGLRHTALRVLELAPGAAHTFATGEAEWIVLPLSGGGTVRVRPEGSQQGGEEAEFTLRGRPDVFAGPTDFAYVPRDARVEITSGAAGRFALAGARCGRRLPARRGPAPEVPVEERGSGTCARQVRNFAAADAFACDRLIAVEVVTPPGHWSSYPPHKHDEHRPGEESELEEIYWFALDGPTPAFHRVAPSRPGGADLLAEVRDGEAVLVPDGWHGPSVAPPGHPLYYLNVMAGPGPGREWRITFHPDHAEGYR; translated from the coding sequence ATGCCGCCGGCCGACCCGCACCCGCTGCACCTGCGCCCGGACCCCGGGCCCCGCGCCGGCCCCTACCGCCTCACCGCCGGTCCGGACCAGGGGCTGCGCCACACCGCCCTGCGCGTGCTGGAGCTGGCCCCCGGCGCCGCCCACACCTTCGCGACCGGAGAAGCGGAGTGGATCGTGCTTCCGCTCTCCGGTGGCGGTACCGTCCGGGTGCGGCCTGAGGGCAGTCAACAAGGCGGCGAGGAAGCGGAGTTCACTCTGCGAGGCCGCCCGGACGTGTTCGCCGGGCCCACCGACTTCGCGTACGTCCCCCGGGACGCGCGCGTCGAGATCACCTCCGGCGCCGCCGGCCGGTTCGCTCTGGCAGGAGCGAGGTGCGGGCGCCGACTCCCCGCCCGCCGCGGCCCGGCGCCGGAGGTACCCGTCGAGGAGCGGGGCAGCGGGACGTGCGCGCGGCAGGTGCGCAACTTCGCCGCCGCCGACGCCTTCGCCTGCGACCGCCTGATCGCCGTGGAGGTCGTCACCCCGCCCGGCCACTGGTCCTCGTACCCGCCGCACAAGCACGACGAGCACCGGCCGGGGGAGGAGAGCGAGCTGGAGGAGATCTACTGGTTCGCCCTCGACGGGCCCACCCCCGCCTTCCACCGGGTGGCACCCTCCCGGCCCGGCGGCGCCGACCTGCTCGCCGAGGTCCGCGACGGGGAGGCGGTACTCGTCCCCGACGGCTGGCACGGCCCGTCCGTCGCCCCGCCCGGCCACCCGCTGTACTACCTCAACGTCATGGCGGGCCCCGGACCCGGCCGCGAATGGCGGATCACCTTCCACCCCGACCACGCGGAGGGCTACCGGTGA
- a CDS encoding Cgl0159 family (beta/alpha)8-fold protein has product MNAPHAVDAAALARLRAHHPEAVAEAAARRRRGPLPAPDGRLLILAADHPARGALGAGRGDHAMADRAGLLARLRLGLSRPGVDGVLASADVLDDLLLLGALEGKAVIGSMNRGGLAGAAFELDDRFTGFRPEDLARSRYDAGKLLLRLDYDDPGSLTTLHAAARAVDAMAALRLPVFVEPFLCRRVGGELRTDLGADAVTTSLAVASGLGGTSAYTWLKVPVTDDADDMARVTAASTLPAVLLGGPVGPAGEGEATYERWRTALALPTVCGLVAGRALLYPPDGDVAAAVDTAAALVHGAARTEATRALPGRSRGLPAPRGVGEHP; this is encoded by the coding sequence GTGAACGCCCCCCACGCCGTCGACGCGGCCGCCCTCGCCCGGCTGCGGGCCCACCACCCCGAGGCGGTCGCCGAGGCCGCCGCCCGCCGCCGCCGCGGACCGCTGCCTGCCCCGGACGGCCGGCTGCTGATCCTCGCCGCCGACCATCCCGCCCGTGGCGCCCTCGGCGCCGGCCGCGGCGACCACGCCATGGCCGACCGTGCCGGACTGCTCGCCCGGCTGCGCCTCGGCCTCTCCCGACCCGGCGTCGACGGCGTCCTCGCCAGCGCCGACGTCCTCGACGACCTGCTGCTGCTCGGCGCCCTGGAGGGCAAGGCGGTCATCGGCTCGATGAACCGCGGCGGCCTCGCCGGGGCCGCCTTCGAACTCGACGACCGCTTCACCGGCTTCCGTCCCGAGGACCTCGCCCGCTCCCGCTACGACGCCGGGAAGCTGCTGCTGCGCCTCGACTACGACGACCCCGGCTCCCTCACCACCCTGCACGCGGCGGCCCGCGCCGTCGACGCCATGGCGGCGCTGCGGCTCCCCGTCTTCGTCGAGCCGTTCCTCTGCCGCCGGGTCGGCGGGGAACTGCGGACCGACCTGGGCGCCGACGCCGTCACCACCTCCCTCGCCGTCGCCTCCGGCCTCGGCGGCACCTCCGCCTACACCTGGCTCAAGGTGCCCGTCACCGACGACGCCGACGACATGGCGCGGGTCACGGCCGCCTCCACGCTGCCCGCCGTCCTGCTCGGCGGACCGGTCGGCCCGGCGGGCGAGGGGGAGGCCACCTACGAGCGGTGGCGCACCGCCCTCGCGCTGCCCACGGTGTGCGGCCTCGTCGCCGGACGCGCCCTGCTCTACCCGCCCGACGGGGACGTGGCCGCCGCCGTCGACACCGCCGCCGCCCTCGTCCACGGGGCGGCCCGGACCGAGGCGACCCGAGCCCTGCCCGGCCGGTCGCGCGGCCTGCCGGCGCCGCGCGGGGTAGGAGAGCACCCATGA
- the iolC gene encoding 5-dehydro-2-deoxygluconokinase — translation MIALGRLGVDLYPLRTGVPLAEVDTFGKFLGGSPANVAVAAARLGRRTALVSRTGDDPFGDYLRAELERFGVDARWVAPVPDLPTPLTFCEIFPPDDFPLHFYRRPQAPDLRITADSLDLDAIGAARVLWTTGTGLSAEPSRAATLAALAHRRRTAHTVLDLDWRPMLWDEAERPRARAHYADALALATVAVGNLAECEQATGHRAPDAAADALLAAGVTLAVVKQGPDGVLAAHRDGTRVTVPPVPVEVVNGLGAGDAFGGALCHGLLDGRPLEWTVRYANAAGALVAGRLACSSAMPRADEIDALLGGAR, via the coding sequence CTGATCGCCCTCGGGCGGCTCGGCGTCGACCTCTACCCGCTGCGGACCGGAGTGCCCCTCGCCGAGGTGGACACCTTCGGGAAGTTCCTCGGCGGCTCGCCCGCCAACGTCGCCGTCGCCGCGGCCCGGCTCGGACGGCGTACCGCCCTGGTCAGCCGGACCGGTGACGACCCGTTCGGCGACTACCTGCGGGCCGAGCTGGAGCGCTTCGGCGTCGACGCGCGGTGGGTGGCGCCCGTACCCGACCTGCCCACCCCCCTCACGTTCTGCGAGATCTTCCCGCCGGACGACTTCCCGCTCCACTTCTACCGGCGGCCCCAGGCACCCGACCTCCGGATCACCGCCGACTCCCTCGACCTCGACGCGATCGGCGCCGCCCGCGTCCTGTGGACCACCGGTACCGGGCTGAGCGCCGAACCGAGCCGCGCCGCCACTCTCGCCGCCCTCGCCCACCGGCGCCGTACCGCCCACACCGTCCTCGACCTCGACTGGCGGCCCATGCTCTGGGACGAGGCCGAGCGGCCCCGCGCCCGCGCCCACTACGCCGACGCCCTCGCCCTCGCCACCGTCGCCGTCGGCAACCTCGCCGAGTGCGAACAGGCCACCGGCCACCGCGCGCCGGACGCCGCCGCCGACGCCCTGCTCGCCGCCGGAGTCACCCTCGCCGTCGTCAAACAGGGACCGGACGGCGTCCTCGCCGCCCACCGCGACGGCACCCGGGTCACCGTCCCGCCCGTCCCCGTCGAGGTGGTCAACGGCCTCGGCGCCGGGGACGCCTTCGGCGGCGCCCTCTGCCACGGCCTGCTCGACGGCCGGCCGCTGGAGTGGACGGTCCGGTACGCCAACGCGGCCGGGGCCCTCGTCGCCGGACGCCTCGCCTGCTCCTCCGCGATGCCCCGCGCCGACGAGATCGACGCGCTCCTCGGCGGTGCGCGGTGA
- a CDS encoding sugar phosphate isomerase/epimerase family protein: MHRTNEPRPPASRLRIGSAPDSWGVWFPDDPHQVGWDRFLDEVAEAGYTWIELGPYGYLPTDPARLRDETARRGLSVSAGTVFTGLHRGEAVWEETWAHVAKVAELTREAGAGYLVAIPAFWRDDKTGEVLEDRELTPAAWRDLSRLTERLAHRVREEYGLRTVVHPHADTHVDTEEHVVRLLDTTDPDLVELCLDTGHYAYCGGDSVRLIETYGRRLGYLHLKQVDPEVLARVRAQDLPFGPAVAQGVMCEPPLGVPALEPVLAAARPLGVDLFAIVEQDMYPCPPDRPLPVARRTRALLESYLDG; encoded by the coding sequence ATGCACCGTACGAACGAGCCCCGGCCCCCGGCCTCCCGGCTGCGGATCGGGTCGGCGCCCGACTCGTGGGGCGTCTGGTTCCCCGACGACCCGCACCAGGTCGGCTGGGACCGGTTCCTCGACGAGGTGGCCGAGGCGGGGTACACCTGGATCGAGCTGGGGCCGTACGGCTACCTCCCCACCGACCCGGCACGGCTGCGGGACGAGACGGCGCGCCGCGGGCTGAGCGTGTCGGCGGGCACCGTCTTCACCGGCCTGCACCGGGGTGAGGCGGTCTGGGAGGAGACCTGGGCGCACGTCGCGAAGGTCGCGGAACTGACCCGGGAGGCGGGCGCCGGGTACCTGGTGGCGATCCCCGCCTTCTGGCGCGACGACAAGACCGGCGAGGTGCTGGAGGACCGCGAGCTGACCCCGGCCGCCTGGCGCGACCTGTCCCGGCTGACGGAACGCCTGGCCCACCGGGTCCGCGAGGAGTACGGACTGCGCACCGTGGTCCACCCGCACGCCGACACCCACGTGGACACCGAGGAGCACGTCGTCCGCCTCCTCGACACCACCGACCCGGACCTGGTCGAACTCTGCCTGGACACCGGCCACTACGCCTACTGCGGCGGTGACAGCGTCCGCCTGATCGAGACCTACGGCCGGCGGCTCGGCTACCTCCACCTCAAACAGGTCGACCCGGAGGTGCTGGCCCGGGTGCGCGCCCAGGACCTGCCGTTCGGCCCGGCGGTCGCACAGGGCGTGATGTGCGAGCCGCCGCTCGGCGTGCCCGCGCTGGAGCCGGTGCTGGCGGCGGCCCGGCCGCTCGGCGTCGACCTCTTCGCCATCGTCGAGCAGGACATGTACCCGTGCCCGCCGGACCGCCCGCTGCCGGTGGCGCGACGCACCCGGGCCCTGCTGGAGTCCTACCTGGACGGGTGA
- a CDS encoding MerR family transcriptional regulator, whose amino-acid sequence MSDRDLWSYREIAAHIGVRPDTVRSYRKSGQLPPPDLTRAGRPYWHADTVRRWVAGRPRNRGR is encoded by the coding sequence GTGAGCGACCGGGACCTGTGGTCGTACCGGGAGATCGCCGCGCACATCGGGGTCCGGCCCGACACCGTGCGCTCCTACCGCAAGAGCGGGCAGCTCCCCCCGCCCGACCTGACCCGTGCCGGCCGGCCCTACTGGCACGCCGACACCGTTCGCCGCTGGGTGGCCGGGCGGCCACGGAACCGGGGGAGGTAG